In Osmia bicornis bicornis unplaced genomic scaffold, iOsmBic2.1, whole genome shotgun sequence, one genomic interval encodes:
- the LOC123989172 gene encoding uncharacterized protein LOC123989172, which translates to MDPLIRENKVHARLISNALSNFKKLGKANHTPAVIRGRLSLLKDYWNKFQATHIQIEVAATEEETRTNSYFSEDIFGNTEAAFLSALDALMAALPADNEAASNPCNISSVSCHRESAPSVKLPRIELPKFSGDYTEWENFRDLFHALVGSNESLSDVQKLHYLKASLTGAASLLLKNVSTSAANYEAAWRLLTDRYANERALINAHLKMLFDSPPIGSAVLNDLRSLRDRSRAALTALKNLSRPVEYWDDVLIFHFVRKLDKESHREWEMRMGEDELYPSLADWDAFINVRIRTLESLASSRGEENSSCKGKTGPIKTVKAH; encoded by the coding sequence atggaTCCGTTAATCCGTGAAAACAAAGTGCACGCACGTTTAATAAGTAATGCACTcagcaattttaaaaaactggGGAAGGCTAATCACACCCCTGCTGTGATTCGCGGACGTCTCTCTTTGCTGAAGGACTACTGGAACAAATTCCAAGCCACGCACATCCAGATTGAGGTTGCTGCAACTGAGGAGGAGACCAGGACAAATTCCTACTTCTCCGAGGACATCTTCGGCAATACGGAAGCGGCCTTCCTCTCTGCCCTCGACGCTCTAATGGCAGCTTTACCTGCGGACAACGAAGCAGCAAGTAACCCTTGTAACATAAGCTCCGTTTCTTGTCATCGCGAATCCGCGCCGTCTGTCAAACTCCCACGCATTGAATTGCCTAAATTCTCCGGGGATTATACAGAGTGGGAAAACTTTAGAGATCTCTTTCACGCGTTAGTGGGTTCAAATGAGTCGTTATCCGACGTGCAAAAGTTGCACTATTTAAAAGCAAGTTTGACCGGTGCAGCGTctcttttgttaaaaaatgtttccacTTCCGCGGCGAATTACGAAGCTGCGTGGAGGTTGTTGACAGACAGATACGCGAACGAACGCGCGCTCATAAATGctcatttaaaaatgttattcgaCTCACCCCCGATCGGATCTGCCGTTTTAAACGATCTAAGAAGCTTACGTGATAGATCTCGCGCCGCTTTAACGGCATTAAAGAATTTATCGCGTCCGGTCGAATACTGGGACGATGTgctcatttttcattttgtccgTAAGCTGGATAAAGAGTCCCATCGGGAGTGGGAGATGCGTATGGGCGAAGACGAGTTGTATCCATCCCTCGCTGATTGGGATGCGTTTATAAATGTACGTATTCGCACCTTAGAATCGTTGGCGTCTTCGCGCGGTGAAGAAAACAGCTCCTGTAAAGGTAAAACAGGGCCAATTAAAACGGTTAAAGCTCATTAA